One window from the genome of Synechococcus sp. PROS-7-1 encodes:
- a CDS encoding homoserine O-succinyltransferase, whose amino-acid sequence MALILPPNYHKITAVERNRISWIEPKEAERQDIRPLRIGILNIMPLGKQYEFNLLHPLGLSVLQIEPIWIRLQTHAYKSWDQSHLNDLYVSWEEALSQGPLDGLIITGAPVEHLAFEDVTYWKELVAVVEEARHTCASTLGLCWAGFALAYLAGVNKTAFKRKLFGVYPLRSLVPGHSLMGTQDDQFLCPQSRHAGLPDAAMESAQRQGRLRLLAHGESVGYTIFETPDQRQLMHLGHPEYNVGRIIAEMERDKARGDVPPPENFNADHPRTLWRSHRNLLFQQWLWFCYQRVSLQG is encoded by the coding sequence ATGGCGCTGATCCTTCCGCCCAATTATCACAAGATCACTGCGGTTGAACGCAACCGCATCTCCTGGATCGAGCCCAAGGAAGCTGAACGACAGGACATCCGTCCTTTGCGAATCGGCATCCTGAACATCATGCCGCTGGGGAAACAGTATGAATTCAATCTGTTGCACCCCCTCGGTCTCTCGGTGCTCCAGATCGAACCGATCTGGATACGACTGCAGACCCATGCCTACAAAAGTTGGGACCAGTCCCATCTCAACGACCTGTATGTGAGCTGGGAGGAAGCCCTCTCCCAGGGACCTCTCGACGGTTTGATCATCACAGGTGCACCTGTGGAACATCTGGCCTTTGAAGATGTCACTTACTGGAAAGAATTAGTCGCCGTGGTCGAGGAAGCGCGCCACACCTGCGCCAGCACCCTTGGACTCTGCTGGGCCGGATTTGCTCTGGCCTATCTGGCCGGTGTGAACAAGACGGCATTCAAACGCAAGCTGTTCGGGGTCTATCCCCTGCGCAGCCTCGTTCCAGGTCACTCGTTGATGGGCACCCAGGATGATCAATTCCTCTGTCCCCAGAGTCGCCATGCCGGTTTACCGGACGCGGCCATGGAATCAGCTCAACGGCAGGGACGGCTGCGCCTGCTCGCCCATGGTGAATCCGTCGGATACACCATTTTTGAAACCCCGGATCAGAGGCAGCTGATGCATCTCGGCCATCCCGAATACAACGTTGGCCGGATCATTGCCGAGATGGAGAGGGACAAAGCCCGTGGCGATGTTCCACCGCCGGAGAATTTCAACGCCGACCATCCCAGGACCCTCTGGCGTTCCCATCGCAACTTGCTGTTCCAGCAATGGCTCTGGTTTTGCTATCAGCGGGTTTCATTGCAGGGATAA
- a CDS encoding O-acetylhomoserine aminocarboxypropyltransferase/cysteine synthase family protein — MTDQRFETLQLHAGQVPDPTTNSRAVPIYQTSSYVFNDAEHGANLFGLKEFGNIYTRLMNPTTDVFEKRVAALEGGVAALATASGQSAQFLAITNCMQAGDNFVSTSFLYGGTYNQFKVQFPRLGINVKFAEGDDVASFAAQIDEGTKAIYVEAMGNPRFNIPDFEGLSDLARRNNIPLIVDNTLGACGALLRPIEHGADVVVESATKWIGGHGTSLGGVIVDAGTFNWGNGKFPLMSQPSAAYHGLIHWDAFGFGSDICKMLGLPDDRNIAFALRARVEGLRDWGPAVSPFNSFLLLQGLETLSLRVERHAQNAMALASWLQTHPQVSDVSYPGLPGDPYHPAAKKYLTGRGMGCMLMFSLKGGYDDAVRFINSLKLASHLANVGDAKTLVIHPASTTHQQLSESEQASAGVTPTMVRVSVGLEHIDDIKADFDQALASGA, encoded by the coding sequence GTGACGGATCAGCGTTTCGAAACCCTCCAGCTCCACGCAGGCCAGGTTCCTGATCCCACCACGAACTCCAGGGCTGTTCCGATTTATCAGACCAGCTCCTACGTGTTCAACGACGCCGAACACGGCGCCAATCTGTTCGGACTCAAGGAATTCGGGAACATCTACACCCGTCTGATGAATCCCACCACCGACGTGTTCGAAAAGCGGGTGGCAGCTCTAGAGGGTGGTGTGGCCGCTCTGGCCACCGCCTCCGGCCAGTCCGCACAGTTTCTAGCGATCACCAACTGCATGCAAGCTGGCGACAATTTCGTCTCCACATCATTCCTCTACGGAGGCACCTACAACCAGTTCAAAGTTCAGTTCCCTCGGCTTGGAATCAATGTGAAGTTCGCCGAAGGGGATGACGTTGCCAGCTTTGCAGCTCAGATCGATGAAGGAACAAAGGCGATCTACGTGGAGGCCATGGGCAATCCACGCTTCAACATCCCCGATTTCGAAGGTCTTTCAGACCTTGCACGACGAAACAACATCCCCCTGATCGTGGACAACACCCTCGGGGCGTGCGGTGCCCTGCTCAGGCCAATCGAGCATGGTGCAGACGTTGTGGTGGAGAGTGCCACCAAATGGATCGGTGGCCATGGCACAAGCCTTGGCGGAGTGATTGTGGATGCCGGCACCTTCAACTGGGGCAACGGCAAATTCCCTTTAATGAGCCAGCCGAGCGCTGCTTACCACGGACTCATTCACTGGGACGCCTTTGGTTTCGGCAGTGACATCTGCAAAATGCTCGGTCTTCCTGACGACCGCAACATCGCCTTTGCGCTACGGGCACGCGTGGAGGGACTTCGGGATTGGGGGCCGGCCGTCAGCCCCTTCAACAGCTTCCTGCTTCTCCAGGGACTGGAGACGCTGAGTTTGCGTGTGGAACGCCATGCACAGAACGCAATGGCCCTTGCTAGCTGGCTGCAAACCCATCCCCAGGTTTCGGATGTCAGCTATCCGGGGTTACCCGGTGATCCATACCACCCAGCGGCAAAGAAATACCTCACGGGCCGCGGCATGGGCTGCATGCTCATGTTCTCGCTCAAGGGTGGCTATGACGATGCCGTTCGCTTTATTAACAGCCTCAAACTGGCCAGTCACCTCGCCAACGTTGGCGATGCCAAAACGCTAGTGATTCATCCTGCATCAACAACCCACCAACAGCTGAGTGAAAGTGAACAGGCTTCTGCTGGTGTCACCCCCACCATGGTGAGGGTCTCAGTGGGCTTGGAACATATTGATGACATCAAGGCTGACTTCGATCAGGCCCTTGCATCAGGTGCTTGA
- a CDS encoding amino acid ABC transporter ATP-binding protein: MTIAVRAESVNKSFAAGNRALDDVSLSVRHGEVLVVMGPSGSGKSTLIRTFNGLESIDSGSLEVVGIPLDSDHDERQIRRIRRRVGMVFQQFNLFPHLTILQNITLAPIQVKSIPRLQAERRASALLDQMGIADQALKYPAQLSGGQQQRVAIARALALDPELMLFDEPTSALDPERVKEVLDAMRQLAAAGMTMVVVTHELGFAREVADRVLFMDGGRVVELTDAEEFFTHAKEERSQRFLNQMAH, encoded by the coding sequence ATGACCATTGCTGTTCGTGCTGAGTCAGTCAACAAGAGCTTCGCCGCTGGAAATCGCGCTCTTGACGATGTCAGCCTCAGTGTTCGTCATGGTGAGGTCCTTGTGGTGATGGGACCGTCCGGTTCCGGAAAGAGCACGCTCATTCGCACCTTCAACGGTTTGGAGTCGATCGATTCCGGTTCCCTTGAAGTGGTTGGCATTCCACTCGATTCCGACCACGACGAGCGTCAGATCCGCCGAATCCGACGTCGTGTGGGCATGGTGTTTCAGCAGTTCAATCTGTTTCCCCACCTCACGATTCTTCAGAACATCACCTTGGCGCCGATTCAGGTGAAGTCGATCCCAAGGCTTCAGGCTGAACGCCGGGCGTCTGCTCTGCTCGATCAGATGGGCATCGCTGATCAAGCATTGAAATATCCGGCTCAGCTCAGTGGTGGCCAGCAGCAACGGGTCGCCATCGCTAGGGCTTTGGCCCTGGATCCAGAGTTGATGCTGTTCGATGAGCCCACCAGTGCCCTTGATCCTGAGCGGGTGAAGGAGGTTCTCGATGCCATGCGCCAACTGGCTGCCGCTGGCATGACAATGGTGGTGGTCACCCATGAACTCGGTTTCGCCCGTGAGGTGGCGGACCGGGTGTTGTTCATGGACGGAGGACGGGTTGTTGAGTTAACCGATGCCGAGGAGTTCTTCACTCATGCCAAGGAAGAACGCTCGCAACGTTTTCTCAATCAGATGGCCCATTGA
- a CDS encoding MFS transporter, protein MNLSSESTGSHSPIAAAIGNTVEWFDFAVYGYFAESIGAAFFPQDSPTLQFLSAFGVFAAGYLMRPIGGLVLGPIGDMFGRRILLLLSVAIMGCCSLMIAVLPTTDQIGPLAAVLLVLLRMIQGLSVGAEYSSSIAWSVETSPQKARGFLASVTAAGATVGFISGSLVATVIDHFIPITAMNAGGWRIPFVIGSLLSLLAVMLRRSIQDSRPEGASSSITGQWRQVMTDWPAMLRLMGTVGVATAVFYAVGVYYVDEASRVDPANASLYNGINTLVQLFGLGMALLAGRCADRFSPLPLVRRSLLISMVLMVPGLQIISKGGPVGFAIGQAMVLLPIFFYSGVTPLLHPLFFPGGSRCASFSFSYSLVVAVVGGTAPLVSTWLRDLKGWPNGLILYLLILAIPAFWAWSSGPRHLRFQGQD, encoded by the coding sequence TTGAACCTCTCGTCTGAGTCAACTGGCAGCCATTCGCCGATCGCTGCCGCCATCGGCAACACGGTGGAGTGGTTTGATTTCGCTGTGTATGGCTACTTCGCTGAGTCGATTGGTGCAGCGTTCTTCCCACAGGATTCACCAACCCTGCAATTTCTGAGCGCCTTCGGGGTGTTTGCCGCCGGCTACCTGATGCGCCCAATCGGGGGTCTTGTGCTCGGCCCCATCGGCGACATGTTCGGCCGGCGCATTTTGCTGCTTCTGAGCGTGGCGATCATGGGCTGCTGCAGCCTCATGATCGCGGTACTGCCCACGACAGACCAGATCGGTCCTCTCGCAGCCGTGCTGTTGGTGCTCCTGCGGATGATTCAAGGTCTGTCTGTCGGTGCGGAGTACTCGAGCTCAATCGCCTGGAGTGTGGAGACATCTCCCCAAAAAGCGCGTGGATTTCTTGCCAGCGTGACCGCTGCTGGGGCCACCGTGGGCTTCATCTCCGGCTCGCTCGTAGCCACCGTGATTGATCACTTCATTCCGATCACCGCCATGAATGCAGGGGGCTGGAGAATTCCATTCGTCATTGGCTCTCTGCTGTCACTGCTGGCAGTGATGCTGCGCAGATCAATTCAGGACAGCCGTCCTGAAGGGGCATCGAGTTCCATCACCGGTCAATGGCGTCAAGTGATGACCGACTGGCCAGCCATGCTGCGCCTGATGGGCACCGTGGGCGTCGCCACGGCTGTGTTTTACGCCGTTGGGGTGTACTACGTCGACGAGGCATCTCGAGTTGATCCCGCCAACGCGTCGCTGTACAACGGCATAAATACGCTCGTGCAGCTCTTCGGACTTGGGATGGCGCTCCTGGCAGGCCGCTGTGCCGATCGCTTCTCCCCCCTTCCGCTTGTAAGGCGTTCTCTTCTGATCAGCATGGTCTTGATGGTCCCGGGCCTGCAGATCATTTCCAAGGGGGGACCTGTTGGCTTTGCGATTGGGCAGGCCATGGTCTTGCTTCCAATCTTTTTTTATTCCGGGGTCACCCCACTGCTTCACCCGCTTTTTTTTCCAGGTGGTTCGCGATGTGCCAGTTTTTCCTTCTCTTACAGCCTCGTGGTGGCCGTGGTCGGAGGCACCGCGCCATTGGTGTCCACCTGGCTCAGGGATCTCAAGGGCTGGCCCAACGGGCTGATTCTCTATCTGCTGATTCTGGCGATCCCAGCGTTCTGGGCCTGGTCCTCCGGCCCCCGGCATTTACGCTTCCAGGGACAGGACTGA
- a CDS encoding alpha-ketoglutarate-dependent dioxygenase AlkB, producing the protein MNWTLQSQWLSPDTTQEWMVRCRQQIKWEHTDVRVYGRWHKVPRLTAFLADRSVTYRYSGALHRGTGWPQWFLPLLEKVSKQSNAPFNGCLFNLYRNGEDRMGWHADDEPEIDASFPIASLSLGATRDLQFRHRETGQRLDLTLSDGDLLLMDPECQSLWMHGLPTRRKITTPRLNLTFRVFKTNDSERHSKGAR; encoded by the coding sequence ATGAACTGGACCCTTCAATCCCAATGGCTCTCCCCTGACACCACCCAGGAGTGGATGGTGCGGTGTCGCCAGCAAATCAAGTGGGAGCACACCGATGTCAGGGTCTACGGGCGATGGCACAAGGTGCCGAGGCTCACAGCATTCCTGGCCGATCGATCGGTGACCTATCGCTACAGCGGTGCTCTTCACCGTGGGACAGGTTGGCCGCAGTGGTTTCTACCACTTCTCGAAAAGGTCTCGAAACAGTCCAACGCTCCATTCAACGGCTGTTTGTTCAATTTGTATCGAAACGGCGAAGACCGGATGGGGTGGCATGCCGACGATGAACCCGAAATCGACGCTTCGTTCCCGATCGCCTCACTCTCACTTGGGGCGACACGCGACCTTCAGTTTCGCCACCGAGAAACCGGGCAGCGGCTTGATCTCACGCTCTCAGATGGCGACTTGTTGCTGATGGATCCTGAATGCCAAAGTCTGTGGATGCATGGACTGCCGACCCGGCGCAAGATCACAACGCCGCGACTGAATCTCACCTTCCGTGTGTTCAAAACCAACGATTCAGAACGACACTCCAAAGGGGCACGCTGA
- a CDS encoding amino acid ABC transporter permease, which produces MRHCRRHPLQACFSIVLLGFIAWAFWSTAFWILQQADWSVVSGNLPLFAIGGYPEASRWRPFLWLGLLLLLTIFTLAQPLLLRRGLHLNSVILSWSWLLMMPLGLWLLAGGGVLDPVPSRLWGGLVLTLLLTLFSGLIALPLGVLLALGRCSELTTARQLSKIYIDGMRAVPLIAVLFFGQLLLPLFLPVQIEINRVLRAVVAFALFAAAYVAEDVRGGLQAVPPTQLEAAAALGLGPWQIQRLVILPQALRIAVPALTNQAVGLLQNTSLMAILGLVELLGISQSLLANPAYIGRHLEVYVWLAVLYWLLCTAMALMARQFERQDSSNLIAARRS; this is translated from the coding sequence TTGCGACATTGTCGCCGCCATCCCCTGCAAGCCTGTTTCAGCATTGTTCTGCTGGGTTTCATTGCCTGGGCGTTTTGGTCAACAGCCTTTTGGATTCTCCAGCAAGCTGACTGGTCAGTGGTCTCGGGGAATCTGCCGCTCTTTGCGATCGGTGGCTATCCGGAGGCGTCCCGATGGAGGCCATTCCTGTGGCTTGGTTTGCTGCTGCTGCTCACGATCTTCACGTTGGCCCAGCCTCTCCTCCTGCGCCGAGGGTTGCACCTCAACAGCGTGATTCTGTCCTGGAGCTGGTTGTTGATGATGCCCCTCGGGTTGTGGCTTCTGGCGGGTGGTGGTGTGTTGGATCCAGTCCCCTCCCGTCTCTGGGGAGGACTTGTTCTGACGCTCTTGCTGACCTTGTTCAGTGGGTTGATTGCGCTTCCACTCGGTGTTCTTCTCGCCTTGGGGCGCTGTAGCGAGCTGACCACAGCACGCCAGCTTTCCAAGATCTACATCGATGGGATGCGTGCTGTTCCGTTGATCGCTGTTCTGTTCTTTGGCCAGCTTCTGCTGCCGCTGTTTCTTCCGGTTCAGATTGAAATCAACCGTGTGCTCCGTGCCGTTGTGGCCTTTGCTTTGTTTGCAGCTGCCTATGTGGCTGAGGATGTGAGAGGAGGATTGCAGGCAGTGCCCCCAACGCAACTCGAAGCGGCTGCAGCACTCGGACTCGGACCATGGCAGATCCAGCGTCTGGTCATTCTTCCGCAGGCTCTGCGCATCGCTGTTCCTGCGCTCACGAACCAGGCGGTGGGTTTACTTCAAAACACCAGTCTGATGGCCATTCTTGGTTTGGTGGAATTGCTTGGTATCAGCCAAAGCTTGTTGGCCAATCCGGCCTACATCGGGCGCCACCTCGAGGTTTATGTCTGGCTTGCCGTGTTGTATTGGTTGCTCTGCACCGCGATGGCTCTCATGGCGCGCCAGTTTGAGCGACAAGACTCGTCCAATCTCATTGCAGCCCGCCGTTCATGA
- a CDS encoding AEC family transporter has product MLSLLWEMVPCLLAGALIGRCRPQWINPLATPLVRFGVPLSLMGLLLHGGLNRSLVVMALLAVSAIVLMLVALRSSRLITDALVLPDRQLASCIGNTAYFGIPAALALLPPEALPVSIGYDFGATLLAWGLGPLWLHQTNHQGHGYRWSALASHLWASPATRGLLGALIVMATPWHDVISAGLWLPSRVVIVLALAVVGMRLGTIASRAPSPVAGGLLSPLVCKLLLFPMLMLVISLPLPLPLLAKKALVLQAAAPTAISVLLMAESEQCDASASAQLILRSTLIALVSVPLWSVVLNRWF; this is encoded by the coding sequence GTGCTGAGTCTGCTCTGGGAGATGGTTCCCTGTCTTTTGGCGGGGGCTCTGATCGGTCGATGCCGCCCGCAATGGATCAATCCCCTGGCCACGCCCTTGGTGCGTTTTGGAGTTCCCCTGAGCCTGATGGGGTTGCTTCTTCACGGCGGGCTTAACCGCTCTCTTGTGGTCATGGCTTTGCTGGCTGTGTCAGCGATCGTGCTCATGCTTGTTGCGTTGCGAAGCTCGCGGTTGATCACTGACGCTTTGGTGTTGCCTGATCGACAGCTGGCCAGTTGCATCGGTAATACGGCTTACTTCGGCATTCCCGCTGCGTTGGCATTGCTTCCACCCGAGGCGCTTCCAGTGAGTATCGGTTACGACTTTGGCGCCACGCTTCTGGCTTGGGGGCTGGGTCCACTCTGGCTGCATCAGACCAATCATCAAGGCCATGGCTACCGCTGGAGCGCGTTGGCAAGCCATCTCTGGGCGAGCCCTGCGACGCGGGGTCTGCTCGGCGCCCTGATTGTGATGGCCACTCCATGGCATGACGTCATCAGTGCAGGCCTGTGGTTGCCTTCGCGGGTGGTGATTGTGCTGGCACTTGCTGTTGTGGGAATGCGTTTGGGAACCATTGCTTCGCGTGCGCCCTCGCCTGTGGCCGGGGGATTGCTATCTCCCCTGGTCTGCAAGCTTCTGTTGTTCCCGATGCTGATGCTGGTGATCAGTCTTCCTCTCCCCCTTCCACTACTCGCGAAGAAAGCCCTCGTGCTTCAGGCAGCCGCTCCAACAGCGATCTCAGTGCTGTTGATGGCTGAATCCGAGCAATGCGATGCATCGGCTTCCGCACAGTTGATTCTGCGCAGCACGCTCATTGCCTTGGTCAGCGTGCCCCTTTGGAGTGTCGTTCTGAATCGTTGGTTTTGA
- a CDS encoding ABC transporter permease subunit (The N-terminal region of this protein, as described by TIGR01726, is a three transmembrane segment that identifies a subfamily of ABC transporter permease subunits, which specificities that include histidine, arginine, glutamine, glutamate, L-cystine (sic), the opines (in Agrobacterium) octopine and nopaline, etc.) — translation MTRRQRWWIQVLLLAAVLTLAGILINNLTVNLIRTGLGLSFRWLTRPAGFAISEHLLPFQPGDSMAWALLMGWLNSLRVIACSIVLATVLGVVAGAASRSDNPLLSALAGLYVGLIRQTPLLLQLLFWYFVAFLGLPSEPLAPLGALIRVSNQAISVMGLNLSVEFAAVLVGLSVFTGASIAEVVRGGLDAVPRGQWEAFRSLGIAEGLGLKRVVLPQALPAILPALSSQYLNLAKNSTLSIAVGYADLYAVSDTAITQTGRAIEGFLLLLLSFLLLNLLINGGMQILNHSVLNKGQRI, via the coding sequence ATGACGCGTCGACAACGCTGGTGGATCCAGGTTCTGCTGCTAGCGGCCGTGCTCACGCTGGCTGGAATCCTGATCAACAACCTCACCGTCAACTTGATTCGTACAGGGTTGGGGCTGAGTTTCCGTTGGCTGACCAGGCCAGCTGGGTTTGCGATTAGCGAGCATCTTTTGCCGTTTCAACCTGGCGACAGCATGGCCTGGGCCCTGTTGATGGGATGGTTGAACAGTCTTCGGGTGATCGCCTGCAGCATTGTCCTGGCCACAGTGTTGGGCGTGGTGGCAGGCGCTGCGTCTCGCAGCGATAACCCACTGCTCAGTGCGCTTGCAGGTCTTTATGTGGGGCTGATTCGTCAGACTCCTTTGCTTTTGCAACTGCTCTTCTGGTACTTCGTGGCCTTTCTGGGTCTGCCGTCCGAACCGCTCGCTCCGCTTGGGGCATTGATTCGAGTCTCCAACCAGGCCATCAGCGTGATGGGACTCAATCTCAGTGTTGAATTTGCGGCTGTCCTGGTTGGACTCAGTGTGTTCACAGGGGCTTCCATTGCCGAGGTGGTCCGTGGGGGGCTGGATGCCGTACCGCGGGGACAGTGGGAAGCCTTTCGCAGCCTGGGCATCGCTGAGGGGCTCGGGCTGAAACGTGTGGTTCTGCCCCAAGCTCTTCCAGCCATTCTCCCGGCCCTCAGCAGCCAATACCTCAACCTTGCCAAGAACAGCACGTTGTCAATCGCTGTTGGCTATGCCGATCTGTATGCCGTCAGTGATACCGCCATCACTCAGACGGGACGTGCCATCGAAGGCTTTCTGCTCCTCTTGTTGAGCTTTCTTCTGCTCAACCTGCTGATCAACGGCGGCATGCAGATCCTCAATCACTCTGTGCTCAACAAGGGGCAACGCATCTAA
- a CDS encoding HdeD family acid-resistance protein, giving the protein MTSRRIAAVLLVIAAIAAILLPFVSATLLTIGIGGIAFAAGIGQFLRLGAESSSQGKVFRVLSALLYIGGAVFILLDPIDSEISLTLFAGVLLLIEGVMELASGATTPGAAAGLAVVDGVVTSILGLLLVLEWPSDSLWALGTLFGVALFLSALNLFQAPSDQPGA; this is encoded by the coding sequence ATGACCTCACGCCGTATTGCTGCCGTACTTCTCGTCATTGCGGCTATTGCTGCCATTCTTCTTCCCTTCGTTTCTGCCACGTTGCTGACGATTGGCATCGGAGGAATTGCTTTTGCTGCAGGGATCGGGCAATTTCTCCGCCTTGGTGCTGAGTCCTCCTCTCAGGGCAAAGTGTTTCGTGTGTTGTCTGCCCTTCTCTATATCGGTGGCGCCGTTTTCATTCTGCTCGATCCGATCGATAGTGAAATCAGTCTCACGTTGTTCGCTGGAGTTCTTCTTCTCATTGAAGGCGTGATGGAACTGGCCTCCGGTGCGACAACCCCTGGTGCCGCTGCTGGTTTGGCGGTCGTGGATGGAGTGGTCACCTCCATCTTGGGACTATTGCTCGTTCTTGAGTGGCCATCGGACAGTCTCTGGGCCCTGGGGACTCTTTTCGGTGTCGCCTTGTTCCTTTCAGCGCTCAATTTGTTTCAGGCTCCATCTGATCAGCCTGGCGCCTGA
- a CDS encoding amino acid ABC transporter substrate-binding protein, whose translation MQQRGVLLSLGVLLLSLQACATLGEGGASRLDLIRQRGQLRCGVSGKIPGFSFLDRDGRYAGLDVDMCKAFAAAFLGDSSKVEYRPLTAPERFTALRTGEIDLLSRNTTFNLSRDASGGNGVSFAPVVFHDGQGLLVRRDSGIKGLEDLRNKTICVGSGTTTEQNLNDVFQAKGIPYKPVKYQDLNQLVAGYLQKRCAAMTSDRSQLASARSGFEQPNNHQILPEVLSKEPLAPLSSGGDQRLADAMRWVVFALVTAEEMGITQETVDAKLQEAINDPSKTALRRFLGVEGELGSKLGLPNDFVVRVLKTTGNYGEIYDRHLGPQSAVPIPRALNQLYRDGGVLIAPPFQ comes from the coding sequence ATGCAGCAGCGTGGTGTGCTTCTTTCTCTCGGGGTCTTGCTGCTCAGTTTGCAAGCCTGCGCAACGCTCGGCGAGGGAGGAGCCTCTCGCTTGGATCTGATCCGTCAGCGAGGTCAGCTTCGCTGTGGGGTCAGCGGCAAGATTCCTGGTTTCAGTTTTCTGGATCGTGACGGCCGCTATGCAGGACTGGATGTGGACATGTGCAAAGCCTTTGCTGCGGCATTCCTAGGGGATTCCAGCAAGGTTGAGTACAGACCACTGACAGCTCCGGAGCGTTTTACGGCTCTGAGAACTGGTGAAATCGACCTTTTGTCTCGCAATACCACGTTCAATCTCAGTCGTGATGCGTCTGGTGGGAATGGCGTTTCTTTTGCACCGGTGGTGTTTCACGATGGTCAAGGTCTTCTTGTGCGCCGTGATTCCGGTATCAAGGGGCTCGAAGACCTCAGAAACAAAACAATCTGTGTTGGTTCCGGAACCACAACGGAACAGAACCTCAACGATGTTTTTCAGGCCAAGGGAATTCCATACAAACCGGTTAAATATCAAGACTTGAATCAGCTCGTGGCTGGGTATTTGCAGAAGCGTTGCGCAGCGATGACATCGGACCGATCTCAATTGGCCTCGGCTCGTTCCGGCTTTGAACAACCAAACAACCATCAAATCCTGCCCGAAGTGCTCAGCAAGGAACCCCTGGCCCCTCTATCGTCCGGAGGAGACCAACGCTTGGCCGATGCCATGCGATGGGTGGTTTTTGCTCTGGTGACCGCTGAGGAAATGGGGATCACGCAAGAGACTGTGGACGCCAAGCTTCAGGAGGCGATCAACGATCCCAGCAAAACAGCGTTGCGGCGTTTTTTGGGAGTTGAAGGAGAGCTTGGATCAAAACTGGGTCTTCCGAATGATTTCGTCGTCAGGGTGTTAAAGACCACCGGCAATTACGGCGAGATTTATGACCGCCACCTCGGCCCGCAGAGTGCTGTGCCCATCCCGAGAGCACTCAATCAGCTGTATCGGGATGGTGGTGTCTTGATTGCTCCACCATTCCAATGA